In Pirellulales bacterium, the sequence GTTACGCCGGCGAAAATACAACCGACCGAGGCACCAAAGCCGGAGCACCCACGCACGGCCCACGTCATGCCGCCGAGCGCCACGAACAATAGGGTGGGCAGAAAAAGATCTTCGACCAGGTCGCGTCGGGCAGGTGATTGCATGGGGCGGGCTTCATGCGGGCGAGAGGACTATCGGGTGGGCAGACGAGGAATTCGGCACGCAAAAGCGTTTCAGCGACAGGCGTGGCTTAGCCCGGATAGATCTGGGAGATCAGCTCGCCGCCGTTGATCGTGGCACGCTCGTGACGACCATTGTGCAGCCACGTTAACTCTTTGTGATCCAGCCCCAACAGCGCCAGTACCGTGGCGTGGAGATCATGCACGTGGGCCCGATCTTGGATGGCGAACAGTCCCATCTCGTCGGTCGCACCGATGATGCGTCCGCCCGGCAGTCGGGCGCCGGCCATCCACATCGTGAAGCCGTACGGATTGTGATCGCGGCCGTCCCCCTTCTCGGACATGGGAGTTCGCCCGAACTCGCCTCCCCAGATGACGAGCGTTTCGTCCAACAGACCTCGCTGCTTCAGATCCATCAACAACCCGGCGATTGGTTTGTCGCTGGCCCGGCATAGTCCGCCGTGGTTCTCTTCGATTTTGCTGTGGGCGTCCCAGCGGCTGCCCGATCCGCAATAGACCTGCACGAAGCGGACGCCGCGTTCGACCAGGCGCCGTGCGAGCATGCACGAGCGCCCCATGGCCTCGGTCTCGTCCTGGTCGAGGCCATACATCGCGTGCGTCGTCGCGGTTTCTTCGCCAAGGTCCACAGCCTCGGGCGCCGCGGCTTGCATGCGATAGGCCAGCTCGTAACTGGCGATGCGCGCTTCGAGATCTGGGTCGTAGTTGCGCTCGCGCGCGTGGCGCGTGTTGATATCGGCCAGCAAATCGAGCTTCGCCCGCTGCCTCGCGGAGGTAATCGCGGCCGGTGGTTCCAGGTGCAGCACCGGTTCGGCACCGCGACGAAAGCGCGTCCCCTGATAGGTGCCGGCCATGAAGCCGGTTCCCCAATTGCGCGCGCCGCCCGGAGGTTCGCGATCTCCGTCGGTCAGCACGACGAACGACGGCAGGTTTTGGTTTTCGGTTCCTAGTCCGTACGTGGCCCAACTTCCCAAGCTCGGCCGGCCGGCCAAAATCGAGCCTGTGTTCATTTGGCAAACCGAACCGACATGATTCAAACCGTCGGCCCAGCACGAGCGGATCACGGTCAATTCATCGGCGCACGTGGCCAGGTGCGGTAACCAATCCGATACGGGAATGCCGCTTTGCCCGGCCGGGCGAAAGACGCGGCGGCTGGCCAGCAGTGCATTGTTCGACACGCCCATCGGCGTGATTGGGCGTTTGATGCTCGGCGGCAAGGGCTGCCCGGCCAGCGCGTTGACCTCGGGCTTGGGATCAAACGTATCGAGCTGGCTGGGCCCGCCATCCATGAACAAGAAGATCACGCTTTTGGCGCGCGGGGCGAACATGGCGGGGCGAGCCGCGAGCGGCGAAGAGTTTGCGGTGCTCTGCGCGGTCGCGGACTCATTGCCGCGCGCATCATTCAACAGGGCCACCAGCGGTAGCGCTCCAAAGCCGGCCCCGCAGCGCAGCAAAAACTGGCGCCGCGATCGCTCCGGCATGGCCTGCGTGCTCTGGATGTCTGTCGCCCGTCGGTTCATGTCGCTTTCTGATGAAACACTTTCAATCTACGAACAAGAATTCGTTGCTGTTGAGCAGCACGTGGCAAAGGTCGACGATTGCCTCGGAGTTCGGCTTAGCGGCAGCGTCTCCTGTCTGCTCAAGAAATCTCGCGGCTGACGCGACTTCGTCAGGCTGCGCGGCACGCTGGAATACGAGCCGATAAGCCGCGCGGATTGCTCGCTCGGGATCGGCCGAGGCCGTTTGTTCGACGCGCGCTGCCAGCGCCCGGGCGCGATCGAGCGACCATTCGGCATTCCACAAGAACAATGCCTGCGGCGCGGTCGTGGTTTCCATCCGGCGCGTGCAGGTCTCGTGCGTGTCCGGCATGTCGAACACTTCGAGCAGTGGTTCGCGCAGGTTGCGCCGCACCAACAGGTAAATCGAGCGGCGATTGCGCTGCGCCGGATCGGCGTCAGGTTGCCAGGCGTAGGCCGACCTCAGCCCCTTGGGGAGTTCGCTGAGGACGCCTGGCCCACCCATTTGCAGGTTCAATTCGCCGCTGGTGGCCAGTAATGCATCGCGCAACTGCTCGGCCGAGAGCCGACGGCGCGCAAACCGGGAATAAGGAGCGTTGTCGGCATCGCGCGCGAGCATCTCGTCGGACGCTGGCGCCGACGCTCGGCGATACGCGGCCGAGGTCATG encodes:
- a CDS encoding DUF1501 domain-containing protein — encoded protein: MNRRATDIQSTQAMPERSRRQFLLRCGAGFGALPLVALLNDARGNESATAQSTANSSPLAARPAMFAPRAKSVIFLFMDGGPSQLDTFDPKPEVNALAGQPLPPSIKRPITPMGVSNNALLASRRVFRPAGQSGIPVSDWLPHLATCADELTVIRSCWADGLNHVGSVCQMNTGSILAGRPSLGSWATYGLGTENQNLPSFVVLTDGDREPPGGARNWGTGFMAGTYQGTRFRRGAEPVLHLEPPAAITSARQRAKLDLLADINTRHARERNYDPDLEARIASYELAYRMQAAAPEAVDLGEETATTHAMYGLDQDETEAMGRSCMLARRLVERGVRFVQVYCGSGSRWDAHSKIEENHGGLCRASDKPIAGLLMDLKQRGLLDETLVIWGGEFGRTPMSEKGDGRDHNPYGFTMWMAGARLPGGRIIGATDEMGLFAIQDRAHVHDLHATVLALLGLDHKELTWLHNGRHERATINGGELISQIYPG